A region of the Candidatus Limnocylindrales bacterium genome:
GATGGTCTCAGATCGGGTCGATCAATCAGTGCGTTCCTTTCGGAGCTCTGTGATCATGCTTACGAGCACGCACCCTATATCCATAGTGAGCTGTTGAATCGGCGTCAGCTCTCAACGCCTGCGGCGGGTGCACGGCGAAACCTGGCGGAAGCCATTGTCGAACGGGGAGATCAAAAGAATCTCGGCTTCGAAGGTAATCCGCCTGAACTCGCCATGTATCGTTCGATATTGCAGGCTCACAGCCTCCATGTCGAGACGTCGGCAGGGTGGTGCTTCGTTCCGCCAGCCAACGCGCAGCGCGGGGGTCTACAGCAGGTTTGGGCCGCAATCTACAGTAAACTCGAAGGTTCGGAGCGGAAACGACGTTCACTCGCCGACCTCTACGACACGCTCAGTGCACCGCCGTATGGCGTCAAGCAGGGCGTGCTGCCGCTTCTGGTGCTCGTCTGTCTCGTGCAACTCGCCGATGAGGTGGCAGTCTACGAGGATGATCGGTTCATCCCGCGACTTTCTGGTCCTATCGTCGAGCGCATGCTTCGTAGTCCGAAGCGGTTTGAAGTCCAAAGATTCCACGTGGACGGCCCACGTGCCGACCTTTTCGCAAGACTAGCGCACCTCTTGCTTGGAAAGGGCGAACGCAAAGGGAGGCAGATCGTCCCCATCGTTCGCAGCCTCGTCAGCCGAGTTTCAACGCTCTCCGAGTATGCCCGTCGCACCAAGCAGGTCTCGCCCCACGCCGCTGCAATCCGGGAGGTATTGCTTCGCGCGCAGGAGCCACACACGCTCTTGGTTCGTGACCTCCCGCGAGCGTGTGGCTTTGACGGGCTCGAGTCATCCCGAGCGGTGCGTCGTGAGGATGTGGCTGCATTCGTAGAGAGGCTTCGTGATGCATTGGCTGAGCTTGAGAGTGCCGATGCTAGCTTGCGGTCGCGGCTCTCGGAGCGGCTGGGCCAAGCGTTCGATGTTCGCGGCGATGCCAATCGTCTAAGGACGGAGCTCTCTCACCGAGCCGCACGCGTTGAAGCCATTGTCGTGGAGCCGTCCGTTCGAACTCTGGTGGGGCGACTCCGAGATACCTCTCTTTCGGCAGATGACTGGCTGGTTTCATTGGCAACATTATTGTCGGGCAAGCCTCCCACAACATGGCATGATGTGGACATCGATCGCTTTGAGGCTGCGCTCGGTGTCGCTGCTAAGAAATTCGCGACGTTCGAAGCCCTTACGTTCGGCGCTGATTCTCCGTCACATGCAGACGTGGACGCGCTGCTGCTTCGGGTTTCTGTTGCACGACCGGGTCTTGTGGAGCGTGCACGAGTAGTTACCGTGAGCAGCCCAGACGCCGCGCGTGTCGGCCGCTGTAGAGAGGCCCTAGCTGAGATGGTCCGTGGGCATCGCTCTGAGCTGGGACATGTTGAGCTGTTAGCGGCGCTCTCGTTAGCGATCGAGGACCTCTTGGATGAGGATGCTGCGGAGCACACGTCAGAAGAGCGAGGTACTCAGTCATGACCGCGGAGCGGGTTCGGCATATTCTTGGATTATCGGGTGGAAAGGATAGCGCGGCATTGGCGGTGTATTTGCGCGACCGAATCCCCGAGATGGAGTACATCTTTACCGATACCCAGAAGGAGCTTCCGGAAACCTACGAGTATTTGGCTAAGTTGGAAGCGTATCTTGGAAAACCGATAGCTCGCCTGAACGCCGACCGCGGTTTTGATCATTGGCTTGAGGTTCACGGCAACTATCTCCCATCTCCGAGAAGCCGTTGGTGTACCCGAGTGCTGAAGCTAGTCCCCTTCGAGCGTTACGTGGGAGACGGCCCCGTCGTAACCTACATCGGCATACGCGCGGATGAAGACCGCGACGGATACATCTCTACAAAGGAGAACATCACGGCGCGCTTCCCTTTCAAGGAAGACGGTATCAAGAAAGCTGACGTTCTCAGAATTCTGGACGAAGCCGGGCTGGGGCTTCCTGATTATTACAAATGGCGTTCGCGGTCTGGTTGCTACTTTTGTTTCTTCCAGCGGAAAAACGAGTGGTTGGGGCTGAAGGGCAATCACCCGGAGCTGTTCGAGGAAGCCAAGTCGTACGAGAAGACCGATCTGGAATCGGGGAAACGATATACCTGGCAACAGAACGAAAGCCTTGAAGAGCTGGAAAATGAAAGCCGCGCGCGGAAGATCCGCGACGGAGAGGCACGTAAGAGGACCACGTCAAAGGGCACAACTCTCGTGTCGATCCTCGGAGAAGCGATCGAGCCACAGGAAGACGACGACGAATCTTCCTGTTTAATATGCCACTTGTAGTCGGGGGCAGCTTAGGCGGCTAAGTGTTTCTCCATCAATTAAAGGAGCGCTTAAACGGGCGTTGCTACGTCGACGTTAGACGCCCGACCTATCAGCTCCGAGTGCGCCGGACGACGGTAGGTGTACCGTCGTGGCAAGAAATACATCAACCAACGAAATAGCGTTTGCCACGCGTGCGATGAATCGAGCGTTGGTGCGTGTGCATAGATATGGTCGCGCACCT
Encoded here:
- a CDS encoding phosphoadenosine phosphosulfate reductase family protein, giving the protein MTAERVRHILGLSGGKDSAALAVYLRDRIPEMEYIFTDTQKELPETYEYLAKLEAYLGKPIARLNADRGFDHWLEVHGNYLPSPRSRWCTRVLKLVPFERYVGDGPVVTYIGIRADEDRDGYISTKENITARFPFKEDGIKKADVLRILDEAGLGLPDYYKWRSRSGCYFCFFQRKNEWLGLKGNHPELFEEAKSYEKTDLESGKRYTWQQNESLEELENESRARKIRDGEARKRTTSKGTTLVSILGEAIEPQEDDDESSCLICHL